From a region of the Candidatus Azobacteroides pseudotrichonymphae genomovar. CFP2 genome:
- a CDS encoding GNAT family N-acetyltransferase has product MNNIKPQEKIESDRLFLSKYVNNKKTIKELLKFYRKDLEYVGLWRETIYKWDNENNIKCYIRSSADVWEKAKELRYAIRLKNNAFIGEIKTAIDCHNEVAEIGFLLDKDHAGYGYISEALLALESYLFSVGFYRIEIMCDTGNERSLKTILRTGHVFETVRLCNKLYDHKNGRFHTAYFYKLKNFNVKKIDPLQFDHKLHKKILLKINTILEKY; this is encoded by the coding sequence ATGAACAATATAAAACCACAGGAGAAAATTGAAAGCGACAGACTTTTTCTATCAAAATATGTTAATAATAAAAAAACTATAAAAGAATTATTAAAATTTTATAGGAAAGACTTAGAATATGTCGGCTTGTGGCGAGAAACTATTTACAAATGGGATAACGAAAACAATATTAAATGTTACATTCGAAGCTCAGCCGATGTTTGGGAAAAAGCAAAAGAACTACGATATGCCATACGTCTAAAAAATAATGCTTTTATTGGAGAAATCAAAACAGCCATCGATTGCCATAATGAAGTTGCAGAAATTGGTTTTCTTCTAGACAAAGACCACGCCGGGTACGGTTACATTTCAGAAGCTCTATTAGCATTAGAGTCCTATCTTTTTAGCGTTGGTTTCTACCGTATTGAAATAATGTGCGATACGGGAAACGAACGTTCCTTAAAAACAATCTTAAGAACGGGTCATGTATTCGAAACCGTTCGGCTATGCAATAAACTGTACGACCATAAAAATGGTCGTTTCCATACCGCTTATTTCTACAAGTTAAAAAATTTTAATGTAAAAAAAATTGACCCACTACAATTTGACCACAAACTCCACAAAAAAATACTGTTAAAGATTAATACAATTCTAGAAAAATATTAG